The Bactrocera dorsalis isolate Fly_Bdor chromosome 2, ASM2337382v1, whole genome shotgun sequence region CTGCACGGGATTAACTGGCTTTGCGGTGAATAGTTTGTTCCAATCGCCACAGATTGTTGGCATGGAAATATCGAGAGAGTAAGTGttgcaataaaataacaaacaatcacaacaaacacaacattATCAAACTCTTAATTAAATACCGTAATGTTGTGTGAGAatgaatgaatttaatttaattttgttccGTGGATAGTGTTATACCAGAAGAAGAATAGTCGATTTAGCTGTAGGTTGTGTGAGTCATTTTGTTCCTAAAGCATAGTCCAACTTCCCACCATTAACAGAAGAAGCTTGATCGCTAGTTAAAAATAACAGGTCTGTTGAAAGGTCCCCGGCCATAGATGGCGAAACTAGAAGTAACCCATATAATCTTTAGTCAGCCCTAATCCTGAAAATCCGCGAGCATACATTTACAGCTGTCGGATCATAGCATTATTGTACCATAATCTCCGAAACACGGCCCCATTCGAAGAAAAAGAATGTGCAGTTTCACCAAggcaatgcaccgtgtcacaagtcagtgaaaatgatgacaaaaatccatgaattggacTTCGAGTTACCtccgttgttattgttgtagcaatAGAATTATGCCGAGTTGCTTtggcatccaccgtattctccagaacTGACCTCTAGCAACTATTTCCTGTTCTGAGATCTCAAAAACATGCTCATTGGAAGATATTTTCGTAGAATGAGGAgctgatcgccgaaactgagctCCATTTTGAAATAAGGTATacatcgtactacaaaaatggtatccaAAAGTTGGAAAGTCGTTACAATCAGTGCACCGCCTTTGAAGGAAactatgttgaaaaaaaaaaaacaaattttactgTTATATTTTGGGCCCGCAAAGTTAATTAGCTTTGTTCCAACGGAAACAAGGAGCGTCTGGAAAGTCAGACAAACAGGTTTTCATATACGGAATGGATACAGATTTTGGTTGAAAGAACTGTAAAAGAAACCAGAAATTTGAGAgtcataggttaggttagatagcTGAGCTAGAGAGACCGCGGGTGGAGTggtatatgtagtcctttgtgactACTTTATTCGGGCGTATAGATTAGCAAAACGCACAAGCAAACCgatcccgccagttcggtgggatattTGCAgatatgcgctcccaagtgcctaagtcttgacctcccgaACGCGGAACAGTCAAGGAAGAAgtattgagttgtttccacttcATCTGGTAAGATCgccaaccttacagcatggacgtcAAGGGCAATgacctgttaaaagccccacaaccaGGGAGAGACTaaccttactgagggcaaagaaatcactagatctcttgcgatcgatcttgggccaaaaagcttttgcgacagcgcatggcGGTCCAACGCCGTTTTTCTATATATACAGTATAGTGAAGAGAGGCAGAGACTCGTATTAAGGCGCAAAACCTGATAGAATTATGATTATGTACAATACTACATTTCGATATGAAGCCCAAGAAAGTAACGCTTCAAAAGTGATTCGAAGAAAATACTTACTCTCTCTAGCTCTTCATCTCTCTCTCGCTCTCTCAGAAAATACTTTCTCTCTATAGCTCTTCCCCTCTCTCGCACTTCTTCTCTCTCCCGCTCTTCCTCTCACCAATGCTTTCAGTACAAGAGTACGCATTAAAGCTGTATTAGCTGCGATATATTGGATAATTAGATTTCACGAGACCATGCATTTTTAATCTACATGGGATCGAAAAAATTAGGTAAGACAAAATTGTTACTTTTACGTGAAACTAGACTTTTTTGCTTCAAATCTCTACCGCTTATTGAGAAacagacatatatgtatactaacaACTAACGTTTGTGGCGACTCTCTGACTACTTAGTACACGTTTGAGCATTTTAAGTTGCGCCCACTCGCCGACTTTCacctcacatacacacatacatacatattatatatacactcTGTATTCAttatttacttgtttttatCTTTCGCAGACAGGACCGCAGCATCATCGCTATTTACCAAAGCGTTGGCTGGTCCATTGGCACATCGCTGATGCCGCTGCTCTTCTGGTGGCTACGTGATTGGGTTGCCTTCATGTGGCTAACAACGATCCCAACCgcaatagttttaattttcttcaagtacgtatacccacacacacacatacacatacccaTCAATACACTCATACTAAATACGCGAACTACACGGGAATGTTGGgtgcaacaacaaagttatctCCAATCTGTACAGCAATGCATAGCGAGTTCCAGAAGGCGCATAGCAAATCGTACTAAATGTACCGCTACAGTTTAACTGCAGCAACACGAAAGTCGCTCATACGACGTGACGTACAGTTGTACGTGTGCGGCGTGGCAAGCAAAACGGAGGCAAGGCGCGGAGTAGCAAATGAAGCGGCAGCTACTCGCGCATTCAAACGGTCATTCATTCACTCAATCCATTTGCACGAGTTTCTAAGTACGCGCGCCTGTGTGTGTGTCCGTGTGTTTTGCTGCATGCTGAGGCAACTCAGCAACGATTTGCCAGTGGGACTGTCGATTTGTGCGCGCTTTCAAATCGATTTCGTTTGTGAATTTCATTCGAGCGCATCgcatcacatcacatcactTCGAATGGCCGGTGAGCGCGCTGCCCTGGATCCAATCAAACTCATTCAATTGTTTCAATTTCACGTGCCGCCGCCACGCCACGCTACGCTACACCGCGCCACTGCGCCGATACACGTTTCGCTTTTTGCCCGTCAGCGCGCGCTGCTAAATACACTTGTCCAGCAGACGGACTGAAATGAAATTTACAAGAGTTTTTATGGTTATGCCGCCAATATACTTCCAACTGCAGCGCTTTGTTGCAGCTCATGGttattgcatttttgttgttgctctgaTAATTTCTCGCATCTGCAGCGCTTGCTcataccatacacatacatacatatatagtagatAGTAAATTGGTCTTTCTCAATTCAATTCTCCACGCAGATACGTCATTGAGTCGCCGCGCTGGTTGATTAGCAAACACCGATACGGCGAGGCGATCACGCAATTTAAGAAAATTGCAAGAATTAATGGCCGCGAATTCGACATGACGGAGAAGGAGCTGGCGCAGATGTACACCAATCGTCAGGTGGACGAAGTGACATACGGCATGGCGTCGCTCTTCAGCGGCTGGCATCTGACACGCAACACAACCATTATGGGCTTCAGTTGGTAGGTCAGCAAAAAGGTTGCTTCTACTATTGCCTTTATTTTTGCCATTTGTGGTCGCAAAAAATGGGTCACAGCCCATTTGTGGGAAACAAACTGAAATCTATGAAGTAGccacaaagcaaataaaacgTTTATTTTCAGGTGTGTTGTGGCGGTTTCTTACTTCACGTTGGTGCTGTTCAGCACGCGCATGGGTGGCAACCCGTTCCTGAACTTTCTGCTGCAGAGCGTGGTGGAAATACCCGCTTATGTGCTCGGCAGATACCTAGGTGAGTGCGCCTTAGCAACCTTTCGTCGaaccaaattataaaaaaattgcgctTACCTCTTTCCAGGTGATACTTATGGCCGCCGCTTCACGAATTCCTCCTCTTTCCTCATCTCATTCTTCGCCTGCATACCGCTAATTATCTATGCGGCAGGTAAGATAAAGTTGAGATATTTACTAACTCCTCACAGAAATCTGGCTTCACGCACTTTCCTTTAATATTTCAGATGTCGAGTACGAGATGGTCATGGTGTGCCTGGCCACATTCATCAAGTTCCTCAATGCGCTCACCTTCTTCACGGTCAATCTGCAGAGCATGGAGATTTATCCGACTTGCATGCGTCAAACGGGCATCGCGCTGGGCACGATTCTCGCGAATGCGGTCGGCGTTTGCGCGCCATATCTCGTCTACTTGGGCACAACCGTGAACATAAGAGCGCCCTACTACATTCTAGGTACACTATTCTTCATAGGCGGCATCGGCGCGCTCTATCTGCCCGAGACGCTGCACAAAAAGTTGCCCGATACAATGGAGGAGGCGCGGCACTTTGGCAAGCATGACGTAAGCGCATGTGGCATGCAAATTTGGATGAATATTAGTTAATCCcggaaatgtttttatttacagaAATTCTTCAGTTTGCCTAAGGCGCCGCCGAAAGTGGAAGAGACGCGGCCCACTGCAGAGGAAGTTCGTCTCAATCAAACAAAGTTTGCTCCCTAAAATTGCGCAACCAAattgtggctgttgttgttgtgtatggGAAATATATAGTTATGTTTAGCTTTATGCAGTATTTTCACCAGGTGAAATTAGTTTTTGTATGATATGTGCAGTTGTGTGTTTTGTGTACTTTAAGCTGAACTTAGTCCCgttatatttacaaatgtacatgTGATCTATGAATTTATGAGTTTTAATAATCGGATAACGCAAATAATTGTGAATAtggagaaataaaaaatttaaaaatctcacACCAGTGAAATTGATATTACCGAAAAATAAAGtgctttctttaaaaattaatgctttggaaaaatcgttaaataccgattttttcgaaaag contains the following coding sequences:
- the LOC105233612 gene encoding carcinine transporter; translation: MLDEVKNGDVNKQTVSKEEEEEDEFDESEANDPFQKIMERVGNHGRFQLIYNMTFVLALAAAGSMVYMNIILALDIPEHWCTVPGQELTNYSLDEWRRMTLPTQKDNRGASKHSNCEMYNANFTEIDDWLRWNKTESNVTDCQHGWSYDQTWYESTIPSKENWVCAKDLYVTNTFVVGRVTEVIGSFVLGQMGDVFGRRLVYYISIGCCALGRAFSIVTTNVYYVFLFCTGLTGFAVNSLFQSPQIVGMEISREQDRSIIAIYQSVGWSIGTSLMPLLFWWLRDWVAFMWLTTIPTAIVLIFFKYVIESPRWLISKHRYGEAITQFKKIARINGREFDMTEKELAQMYTNRQVDEVTYGMASLFSGWHLTRNTTIMGFSWCVVAVSYFTLVLFSTRMGGNPFLNFLLQSVVEIPAYVLGRYLGDTYGRRFTNSSSFLISFFACIPLIIYAADVEYEMVMVCLATFIKFLNALTFFTVNLQSMEIYPTCMRQTGIALGTILANAVGVCAPYLVYLGTTVNIRAPYYILGTLFFIGGIGALYLPETLHKKLPDTMEEARHFGKHDKFFSLPKAPPKVEETRPTAEEVRLNQTKFAP